The window ACCCGGGCTACGGTTTTCTGGCCGAAAACGCCCACTTCGCCGAAGTCTGCGAAAGCTGCGGCCTCACTTTTGTCGGGCCGCCTGTTGAGGCTATCGCCAAAATGGGGGCCAAAGCGGAAGCACTGGAACTGGTTAGGAAAATGGGCGTGCCCATCGTGCCGGGCTCGGGAGGGGCCGTAAACGGATTAGACCACGCCCTCGCGGTGGCGGAGGAAATCGGGTATCCCGTCCTGATCAAGGCTTCCGCCGGTGGTGGCGGACGGGGGATGCGGGTGGCCCACAACAAGTCCGACCTGTCCCGGGCCCTGCAGGCGGCCCAGAGCGAAGCCCAGAACGCGTTCGGCAGTGGCGACGTCTACCTGGAAAAGTATATCGAGGAGCCGCGTCACATCGAGATTCAGGTTTTCGGGGACCGGCACGGCAACATTCTATCCCTCGGGGAGCGGGACTGTTCCATCCAACGGCGGAACCAGAAACTGCTCGAAGAGGCGCCGTCCACCGCACTCACTCCGGAGCTGCGCCGGCAGATGGGGGATGCGGCCGTGCGGGCGGCGCAGTCTGTGGGCTACTACAACTCCGGTACGGTGGAATTTCTGCTAGACCGCGAGAACCGGTTTTACTTCATCGAAATGAACACCCGGATTCAGGTCGAACACCCGGTAACGGAAATGGTGACCGGCCTGGACCTGGTGAAGGAACAGATCCGGGTGGCCGCCGGAGAAAAGCTGTCGTTCGGTAAGGACGACGTGAAGATTAACGGCTGGGCGATCGAGTGCCGGATCAACGCCGAGGACCCCTGGGCGAACTTCGGTCCGCGGGCGGGCCGGATTACGGCTTACCTCCCGGCGGGCGGGCCGGGGATACGGGTGGACAGCGCGGTCTATCCCGGTTGCGTAGTGCCCCCTTACTACGACTCCCTGTTGGCCAAGCTGGTGGCCTGGGGCCGGGACCGCGACGAAGCCATCGACCGGGCCGAGCGGGCACTCGCGGAATTCGTGGTTGAGGGAGTGCCGACCACGATACCTTTCCACCAGCGGGTGTTGTCCAACGCCTTTTTCCGGAGGGGCGAGGTCTACACCAATTTCGTCCAGCGGCGCATATTCCCCTGAGAACACGGAACCTGGAATAGATCTAACCCGGTTGTATTATATCCTGATCCTGGTATACAATAAAAAGAAACCAAGAACATTCAGGAGGTGCTAGTGAATGGCTGAGCAGGTTTCCGAAGTGAAGGGAGAAATAGGGGCCGTACGGATTGCCAACGAAGTGGTAGCCATTGTGGCCGGCCTGGCCGCGATTGAGGTTCCGGGCCTGTCCGGAATGAGCGGCGGAGTGGTCGGAGGCATCGCCGAGCGGCTGGGGCGCAAGAATCTGGCCAAGGGGGTCAAGGTAGAAGTCGGAGAAAGGGAAGCGGCCATTGATCTGTACGTGATTGTCGACTTCGGGGTCCGCATCCCGGATGTCGCCACCCAGGTTCAGACCAGCGTTAAACGGGCCGTTGAAACAATGACCGGTTTGAAGGTTGTGGAAGTGAACGTACACGTTCAGGGTGTGGCCTTCGGCAAGGAAGAAGAGCCGGAGGAAGTAGAAACACGGGTCCGGTAGCGCCAAGGAGGTTAGAGCATGGGGCCGTTTGACCGCGGCCTGTTGGCGATATACGCCTTGGCCGTGTCTGCAAGCATCGTGATCGGGATCTTAATTTTCACCGGGGTTGTGGCCCCAACCCAACTAGAAGTGCTTCTTCGCCCGGAACACAACGCATTGGCGACGGGTGTTCTGGGCGTCTTTCTTTTGGCGGGACTGCGGCTTCTGGGAGTCAGCCTGCGCCGGAAAAAGGAAAGCCAGGCCATTGTGGACGAGAGCGCTCTCGGACAGGTGCGGGTGTCGCTGACCGCGCTTGAGAACCTGATTGAGAAGGTGGTGTCTCCGGTACCCGGGATTCGGGAGGTACGGCCCAAGGTAGGTCCTGAGGACGGAGGCATCGGAATTCGCCTGAAGGTGATCGCCAGCCCCGACATAAACGTGCCCGAAATGTCACGGGTGATACAGCAGTTGGTTCAGGATCAGATCCGCGAGGTCACCGGTCTCACGGTAAACCGGGTAAGAATTGAAATAGAGAACTTTGCCATTTCGAAGGGCCGGGTGGAGTAGCGAGGTGGTTCTCTTTGTTCACAAGACTGATTGATATTTTGGATGGACACTGGGGTAAGGTCGGCGGCGTCGTCCTGGGACTACTGTTCGGGTGGTTTGCCATCAGCTACGGGTTCTGGCGGGCGTTGTTCGTGGCGTTAATGGTGGCGTTCGGCTACTACATCGGTAAGCAGGTGGACGAACGCACCGACTGGGAGAAACTCTGGGACCGCTTCCGGCGCGGTCATTAGGTGACGCGGTTGAAGAGAAGACGTCAGAGAGAGACCGCCCTGCAGGTTCTTTTTCAGGCTGAAGTCGCCCGCATTTCCGGAGAACGTGCCTTTGCGCGGACCATGGAGTTGTTCGGCCTGAATACCGAGGATTTTGCTTACGCCCAAGAACTGGTGGACGGCGTTTTGGCGAAGGTGGACCGGCTCGACAGAATAATCTCCCGGGTGAGTCACGAATGGCGCCTGGAACGAATGGCCAACGTAGACCGGAATATTATCCGGCTGGCGCTCTACGAAGTGTTCTTCCGTGACGACATCCCGATCAACGTGGCGGTGAACGAGGCGCTTGAGTTGGCCAGGACGTTCGGAACTGAGGACTCGCGGCGGTTTGTGAATGGGATTCTGGGCAAAGTGGTGGAAGAGCCGGAGGAATATCGTCCGGAATAGAAAAGCTGATTTTTGGGGACCGGTGGCGCGCGAAATGCGAATCGTCAGTGTACGGGAGTTGACCGGGTACATCAAAGAGCGCCTGGAATCCGATCCTTTTCTGGCCCACGTCTGGGTACGCGGCGAGGTGTCGGCCTGTACCCGCCATCCGTCGGGCCATCTTTATTTCTTTCTGAAAGATGAAGCCGCCCGAATCCGCGTGGTGATGTTTCGTTCCCAGGTCTCCCGTCTGGGGGTTCCCCTCGAGAACGGGACGACGGTGGTGGTGCGTGGATACCTGGGAGTCTACGAACGCAACGGGGAGTACCAGCTTTACGCACAGGGCGCGGAGGCCGAAGGCGCCGGAAAGCTGCACGCCGCCCTGGAACGCCTGAAGGAAAAGCTGCAGCGCGAGGGACTTTTTGACCCGGCCCGCAAGCGGGCTCTCCCCGCCCTGCCGGATACGGTGGGGGTGGTCACCTCCCCGGTGGGTGCGGCCTTGAAGGATATCCTGACGATAATGCGCCGGAGGTGGCCGCCGGCCCGGGTGCTGCTGGCCCCGGTATCCGTGCAGGGGGAGACCGCCCCCTATGAAATCGCGCAGGCCATCCGCGCCTTGAACGGGGCCGGCGGGGTGGACGTGATCATTGTCGGCCGGGGAGGCGGTGCGCCGGAGGAACTGGCGGCCTTCAACACCGAAGTGGTAGCGCGTGCCATCTTTGAATCTAGGATACCGGTGGTATCAGCCGTGGGTCACGAGAAAGACGTCACGGTCGCCGACCTGGTGGCCGATTGGCGCGCTCCTACCCCATCGGCGGCCGCCGAGGCGGTTGTACCTGATCAGCGGGCGGTACGGGAGCGCCTCGCGGCCGTGGAATCCCGCTTGGGCCGGGCGGTTCGTCACCGCCTGGCGGTTTACCGGGTTCGGCTGGAGGCGTTGCGGCAGCGCCCGGTAATGGCGAGTCCCGGAGTGTTGTGCCGGCGCCGTCGGGAAGTGGTGCGGAGCCTTGAAGAGCGCTTGGGCGGGGCGATCGGCCGGCGTACCGGAGAAGGACGGTCCCGGCTGGCGGTGCTTTCTGGCCGGCTCGAGGCCTTA is drawn from Candidatus Desulforudis audaxviator MP104C and contains these coding sequences:
- the accC gene encoding acetyl-CoA carboxylase biotin carboxylase subunit, whose amino-acid sequence is MEKVLIANRGEIALRIIRACRELGLKTVAVYSEADRDSLPVRLADQAYCIGPADVTRSYLNIAAIISAAELSGADAIHPGYGFLAENAHFAEVCESCGLTFVGPPVEAIAKMGAKAEALELVRKMGVPIVPGSGGAVNGLDHALAVAEEIGYPVLIKASAGGGGRGMRVAHNKSDLSRALQAAQSEAQNAFGSGDVYLEKYIEEPRHIEIQVFGDRHGNILSLGERDCSIQRRNQKLLEEAPSTALTPELRRQMGDAAVRAAQSVGYYNSGTVEFLLDRENRFYFIEMNTRIQVEHPVTEMVTGLDLVKEQIRVAAGEKLSFGKDDVKINGWAIECRINAEDPWANFGPRAGRITAYLPAGGPGIRVDSAVYPGCVVPPYYDSLLAKLVAWGRDRDEAIDRAERALAEFVVEGVPTTIPFHQRVLSNAFFRRGEVYTNFVQRRIFP
- a CDS encoding Asp23/Gls24 family envelope stress response protein — its product is MAEQVSEVKGEIGAVRIANEVVAIVAGLAAIEVPGLSGMSGGVVGGIAERLGRKNLAKGVKVEVGEREAAIDLYVIVDFGVRIPDVATQVQTSVKRAVETMTGLKVVEVNVHVQGVAFGKEEEPEEVETRVR
- the amaP gene encoding alkaline shock response membrane anchor protein AmaP, with the translated sequence MGPFDRGLLAIYALAVSASIVIGILIFTGVVAPTQLEVLLRPEHNALATGVLGVFLLAGLRLLGVSLRRKKESQAIVDESALGQVRVSLTALENLIEKVVSPVPGIREVRPKVGPEDGGIGIRLKVIASPDINVPEMSRVIQQLVQDQIREVTGLTVNRVRIEIENFAISKGRVE
- a CDS encoding DUF2273 domain-containing protein — translated: MFTRLIDILDGHWGKVGGVVLGLLFGWFAISYGFWRALFVALMVAFGYYIGKQVDERTDWEKLWDRFRRGH
- the xseA gene encoding exodeoxyribonuclease VII large subunit; the encoded protein is MRIVSVRELTGYIKERLESDPFLAHVWVRGEVSACTRHPSGHLYFFLKDEAARIRVVMFRSQVSRLGVPLENGTTVVVRGYLGVYERNGEYQLYAQGAEAEGAGKLHAALERLKEKLQREGLFDPARKRALPALPDTVGVVTSPVGAALKDILTIMRRRWPPARVLLAPVSVQGETAPYEIAQAIRALNGAGGVDVIIVGRGGGAPEELAAFNTEVVARAIFESRIPVVSAVGHEKDVTVADLVADWRAPTPSAAAEAVVPDQRAVRERLAAVESRLGRAVRHRLAVYRVRLEALRQRPVMASPGVLCRRRREVVRSLEERLGGAIGRRTGEGRSRLAVLSGRLEALSPLQVLARGYSICRRADGRIVRDADGVSPGERVIIWLHAGGLSCLVEETFPSRNP